A genomic segment from Tachysurus fulvidraco isolate hzauxx_2018 chromosome 21, HZAU_PFXX_2.0, whole genome shotgun sequence encodes:
- the pgk1 gene encoding phosphoglycerate kinase 1, with protein sequence MSLSNKLTLDKVDVNGKRVVMRVDFNVPMKDKTITNNQRIKAALPSIQHCLNNGAKSVVLMSHLGRPDGVPMPKYSLEPVAAELKTLLGKDIKFLKDCVGAEVESTCADPPAGSIILLENLRFHVAEEGKGKDAAGNKTKASQEEINAFRASLSKLGDVYINDAFGTAHRAHSSMVGVDLPQKAAGFLMKKELDYFAMALEKPQRPFLAILGGAKVKDKIQLIDNMLDKVDEMIIGGGMAFTFLKVLKNMEIGTSLFDEEGSKIVQDLMAKAEKNGVKITLPVDFVTAEKFDEKATTGTASVADGIPAGWMGLDCGPESSKLFAEAVSRAKQIVWNGPVGVFEWENFAKGTKNLMDKVVEVTKSGCITIIGGGDTATCCAKWDTEDKVSHVSTGGGASLELLEGKVLPGVDALSSV encoded by the exons ATGTCTCTGTCAAATAAGCTCACCCTGGACAAAGTGGATGTCAATGGAAAGCGTGTAGTTATGAG GGTTGACTTCAATGTGCCAATGAAGGACAAGACCATCACAAACAACCAGAG GATCAAAGCTGcacttccatccatccagcaCTGTTTAAACAATGGAGCCAAATCAGTGGTGCTGATGAGCCACTTGGGGCGGCCCGATGGAGTCCCCATGCCTAAGTACTCTCTGGAACCTGTGGCTGCAGAACTCAAGACCCTGCTGGGAAA AGACATTAAGTTCCTGAAAGACTGCGTCGGTGCTGAAGTTGAGAGCACCTGCGCTGATCCTCCTGCAGGTTCCATCATTCTTCTGGAGAACCTGCGCTTCCATGTGGCTGAAGAAGGCAAGGGCAAAGATGCTGCAGGAAACAAG ACCAAAGCATCCCAGGAAGAGATTAACGCTTTCAGGGCTTCCCTGTCCAAACTGGGTGACGTCTACATTAACGATGCCTTCGGAACGGCACACAGAGCCCACAG CTCTATGGTTGGAGTAGATCTTCCTCAGAAAGCTGCAGGTTTCTTGATGAAGAAGGAGCTGGACTACTTTGCCATGGCCTTGGAGAAGCCACAGAGACCGTTCCTGGCCATCCTCGGCGG GGCCAAAGTCAAAGATAAGATTCAGCTGATCGACAACATGCTGGACAAGGTGGACGAGATGATCATCGGGGGCGGCATGGCGTTCACCTTCCTCAAGGTTCTCAAGAACATGGAG ATTGGCACTTCCCTATTCGATGAGGAAGGATCCAAAATCGTCCAAGACCTGATGGCGAAAGCCGAGAAGAACGGTGTCAAGATCACCCTTCCTGTCGATTTCGTCACTGCAGAAAAGTTTGATGAGAAGGCCACGACTGGAACAGCTTCAGTAGCTGATGGAATTCCAGCAGGATGGATG GGTCTGGACTGTGGGCCTGAGAGCTCCAAGCTTTTTGCCGAGGCTGTAAGCAGAGCGAAGCAGATCGTATGGAACGGACCGGTCGGCGTATTCGAGTGGGAAAACTTCGCCAAGGGAACCAAGAACCTCATGGACAAGGTTGTAGAGGTGACCAAAAGCGGTTGCATCACCATCATTG GTGGTGGGGACACGGCAACCTGCTGCGCCAAGTGGGACACCGAGGACAAAGTGAGCCATGTGAGTACAGGAGGTGGAGCGAGTCTGGAACTTCTAGAGG GAAAAGTGCTGCCTGGTGTAGATGCTCTCAGCAGTGTTTAA
- the LOC113662429 gene encoding cytochrome c oxidase subunit 7B, mitochondrial — protein sequence MFRFGKAALNLSGQASRQVAVRHGSSGASREFHAKYGLPLLIAGATFCTGIWAYVITSTGIAWNLSPVGKVQPKPWRE from the exons ATGTTCCGCTTCGGTAAAGCTGCTCTAAACCTCAGCG gACAAGCCAGCCGCCAGGTTGCTGTGCGACATGGTTCATCAGGCGCATCTCGAGAGTTCCATGCGAAATATGGCTTGCCACTGCTGATTGCTGGAGCAACATTTTGTACTGGAATCTGGGCCTAC GTGATCACATCAACTGGCATCGCATGGAACCTGTCTCCCGTTGGCAAGGTCCAGCCTAAGCCATGGAGGGAGTAA